From Salvia splendens isolate huo1 chromosome 3, SspV2, whole genome shotgun sequence, a single genomic window includes:
- the LOC121795091 gene encoding coatomer subunit beta'-2-like isoform X1, with amino-acid sequence MPLRLEIKRKLAQRSERVKSVDLHPTEPWILASLYSGTVCIWNYQTQIMVKSFEVTELPVRSAKFIPRKQWVVAGADDMFIRVYNYNTMDKVKVFEAHTDYIRCVAVHPTLPYVLSSSDDMLIKLWDWEKGWACTQIFEGHSHYVMQVTFNPKDTNTFASASLDRTIKIWNLGSPDPNFTLDAHLKGVNCVDYFTGGDKPYLITGSDDHTAKVWDYQTKSCVQTLEGHTHNVSAVCFHPELPIIITGSEDGTVRIWHSTTYRLENTLNYGLERVWAVSYLRGSRRVVIGYDEGTIMVKLGREVPVASMDNSGKIIWSKHNEIQTVNIKSVGADYDVADGERLPLAVKELGTCDLYPQSLKHNPNGRFVVVCGDGEYIIYTALAWRNKSFGSALEFVWSTEGEYAVRESTSRIKIYTKNFQEKKSIRPTFSAERIYGGILLAICSNDFICFYDWAECRLIRRIDVNVKNLYWADSGDLVAIASDTSFYILKYNQDIVSAHLDSGRSVDEQGVEDAFELLYEINERVRTGLWVGDCFIYNNSSWRLNYCVGGEVTTMFHLDRPMYLLGYLANQSRVFLIDKEFNVIGYTLLLSLIEYKTLVMRGDLERANKVLQSIPKEHQNSVAHFLESRGMIEDALEVATDPDYRFELAIQLGKLDIAKEIATDAQSEAKWKQLGELAMSRGMLEMAEECLKQANDLSGLLLLYSSLGNAEGISELASLAKEHGKNNVAFLCLFMSGKLEDCLQLLVESNRIPEAALMARSYLPSKVSEIVALWRKDLNKINQKAAESLADPEEYPNMFEDWQVALAVEAKAAETRGNLPPAAEYIHHADRSTASLVEIFRTMQIEEDEHLENGGLDYEDGKTNGELSQEQDDTQVDGESHEEAVVVDADPTDGAVLVNGNEAEEELGVKPSA; translated from the exons ATG CCGCTCAGACTAGAAATCAAG AGGAAACTTGCGCAAAGATCAGAAAGAGTAAAGTCTGTGGATCTACATCCAACAGAGCCATG GATATTGGCGAGTCTGTATTCGGGGACTGTTTGCATCTGGAATTATCAGACCCAG ATAATGGTTAAATCTTTTGAGGTTACTGAACTTCCAG TTAGATCTGCTAAGTTTATACCACGAAAGCAGTGGGTGGTTGCTGGTGCTGACGACATGTTCATTCGTGTCTACAATTACAATACGATGGATAAGGTTAAAGTATTTGAGGCCCACACAGATTATATCAGGTGTGTGGCAGTTCATCCCACTCTCCCCTATGTGTTGTCATCATCAGATGACATGCTCATAAAGCTCTGGGACTGGGAAAAGGGGTGGGCATGCACACAAATATTTGAGGGTCACTCCCACTACGTAATGCAAGTGACTTTTAATCCCAAAGATACCAATACTTTTGCTAGTGCATCACTCGATCGCACAATTAAG ATTTGGAACCTTGGCTCCCCTGATCCAAATTTTACCCTTGATGCTCACCTGAAAGGAGTAAACTGTGTTGATTATTTTACTGGTGGTGATAAACCTTATTTAATCACTGGCTCTGATGATCACACTGCTAAG GTGTGGGATTATCAGACAAAGAGCTGTGTCCAAACACTAGAAGGCCACACACATAATGTTTCGGCCGTTTGTTTCCACCCTGAACTTCCCATTATAATAACAGGTTCTGAGGATGGTACAGTTCGCATATGGCATTCCACCACTTATAG ACTTGAAAACACATTGAATTATGGACTTGAAAGAGTTTGGGCTGTTAGTTACTTGAGAGGATCACGACG GGTTGTAATTGGCTATGATGAAGGAACCATAATGGTAAAGCTTGGTAGAGAAGTACCTGTTGCAAGCATGGACAACAGTGGGAAAATCATATGGTCTAAGCATAATGAGATCCAGACAGTCAACATTAAGAGTGTTGGGGCCGATTATGAT GTTGCTGACGGAGAGAGATTGCCTTTAGCTGTGAAGGAGTTGGGAACCTGTGACCTTTATCCACAG AGTTTGAAGCACAATCCTAATGGTAGGTTTGTTGTTGTATGCGGGGATGGTGAGTACATCATATACACAGCATTGGCATGGAGAAACAAATCCTTTGGCTCGGCTTTGGAATTTGTTTGGTCAACGGAAGGAGAATATGCTGTTAGGGAAAGTACATCAAGGATTAAGATCTATACCAAAAATTTCCAG GAGAAGAAAAGCATCCGCCCTACATTTTCGGCTGAGCGCATCTATGGCGGCATATTATTGGCAATATGCTcaaatgattttatttgtttctaTGATTGGGCTGAATGTAGGTTGATACGTCGAATTGATGTCAATGTTAAG AATCTTTACTGGGCTGATAGTGGGGATTTGGTGGCCATTGCCAGTGATACGTCATTCTACATACTTAAGTATAAT CAGGATATTGTTTCTGCGCATCTGGATAGTGGGCGATCAGTAGATGAACAAGGGGTGGAAGATGCTTTTGAGCTTCTTTATGAAATTAATGAAAGAGTACGAACTGGTCTCTGGGTTGGGGACTGTTTTATCTACAATAACTCGTCTTGGAGGCTTAATTACTGTGTCGGTGGAGAG GTGACAACTATGTTTCATTTAGACCGGCCTATGTACCTGCTTGGGTATCTTGCTAATCAGAGCCGTGTTTTTCTCATCGACAAAGAATTTAA TGTTATTGGATATACATTGCTGCTCAGCTTGATTGAGTACAAGACTCTTGTGATGAGGGGTGATCTGGAGAGGGCAAATAAGGTCCTGCAATCAATTCCAAAGGAGCATCAGAACAG TGTCGCCCATTTCTTGGAATCACGAGGAATGATAGAAGATGCACTTGAAGTTGCTACCGATCCCGACTACAGATTTGAGTTAGCCATACAGCTAGGAAAGCTAGACATTGCAAAG GAAATAGCAACAGATGCACAAAGTGAGGCTAAATGGAAACAATTGGGTGAATTAGCCATGTCTAGAGGAATG TTGGAGATGGCAGAAGAGTGTTTGAAGCAAGCTAATGACCTGAGTGGTTTATTGCTACTCTATTCATCCTTAGGAAATGCCGAGGGGATTAGTGAACTTGCCTCTCTTGCAAAAGAGCATGGTAAAAACAATGTTGCATTCCTTTGTCTGTTTATGTCGGGTAAATTGGAGGACTGCCTACAATTGTTGGTAGAGAG CAATCGGATACCAGAAGCTGCATTGATGGCTCGGTCTTACCTTCCAAGTAAGGTGTCAGAAATTGTTGCTCTTTGGAGAAAGGACCTCAACAAG ATTAATCAAAAAGCTGCAGAATCACTTGCTGACCCTGAAGAATATCCAAATATGTTTGAGGATTGGCAAGTCGCACTTGCTGTTGAAGCTAAAGCTGCTGAGACAAG GGGTAATTTGCCTCCAGCAGCTGAATACATACACCATGCTGATAGATCAACAGCAAGTCTTGTAGAAATCTTCAGAACCATGCAAATCGAAGAAGATGAGCACCTAGAAAATGGTGGCTTGGATTATGAG GATGGAAAGACAAATGGTGAATTGTCACAAGAGCAGGATGACACACAAGTGGATGGGGAGAGTCATGAAGAGGCTGTTGTGGTGGATGCTGACCCTACAGATGGTGCTGTGCTCGTCAATGGAAATGAGGCAGAGGAAGAGTTGGGAGTGAAACCGTCAGCCTAA
- the LOC121795091 gene encoding coatomer subunit beta'-2-like isoform X2 gives MPLRLEIKRKLAQRSERVKSVDLHPTEPWILASLYSGTVCIWNYQTQIMVKSFEVTELPVRSAKFIPRKQWVVAGADDMFIRVYNYNTMDKVKVFEAHTDYIRCVAVHPTLPYVLSSSDDMLIKLWDWEKGWACTQIFEGHSHYVMQVTFNPKDTNTFASASLDRTIKIWNLGSPDPNFTLDAHLKGVNCVDYFTGGDKPYLITGSDDHTAKVWDYQTKSCVQTLEGHTHNVSAVCFHPELPIIITGSEDGTVRIWHSTTYRLENTLNYGLERVWAVSYLRGSRRVVIGYDEGTIMVKLGREVPVASMDNSGKIIWSKHNEIQTVNIKSVGADYDVADGERLPLAVKELGTCDLYPQSLKHNPNGRFVVVCGDGEYIIYTALAWRNKSFGSALEFVWSTEGEYAVRESTSRIKIYTKNFQEKKSIRPTFSAERIYGGILLAICSNDFICFYDWAECRLIRRIDVNVKNLYWADSGDLVAIASDTSFYILKYNDIVSAHLDSGRSVDEQGVEDAFELLYEINERVRTGLWVGDCFIYNNSSWRLNYCVGGEVTTMFHLDRPMYLLGYLANQSRVFLIDKEFNVIGYTLLLSLIEYKTLVMRGDLERANKVLQSIPKEHQNSVAHFLESRGMIEDALEVATDPDYRFELAIQLGKLDIAKEIATDAQSEAKWKQLGELAMSRGMLEMAEECLKQANDLSGLLLLYSSLGNAEGISELASLAKEHGKNNVAFLCLFMSGKLEDCLQLLVESNRIPEAALMARSYLPSKVSEIVALWRKDLNKINQKAAESLADPEEYPNMFEDWQVALAVEAKAAETRGNLPPAAEYIHHADRSTASLVEIFRTMQIEEDEHLENGGLDYEDGKTNGELSQEQDDTQVDGESHEEAVVVDADPTDGAVLVNGNEAEEELGVKPSA, from the exons ATG CCGCTCAGACTAGAAATCAAG AGGAAACTTGCGCAAAGATCAGAAAGAGTAAAGTCTGTGGATCTACATCCAACAGAGCCATG GATATTGGCGAGTCTGTATTCGGGGACTGTTTGCATCTGGAATTATCAGACCCAG ATAATGGTTAAATCTTTTGAGGTTACTGAACTTCCAG TTAGATCTGCTAAGTTTATACCACGAAAGCAGTGGGTGGTTGCTGGTGCTGACGACATGTTCATTCGTGTCTACAATTACAATACGATGGATAAGGTTAAAGTATTTGAGGCCCACACAGATTATATCAGGTGTGTGGCAGTTCATCCCACTCTCCCCTATGTGTTGTCATCATCAGATGACATGCTCATAAAGCTCTGGGACTGGGAAAAGGGGTGGGCATGCACACAAATATTTGAGGGTCACTCCCACTACGTAATGCAAGTGACTTTTAATCCCAAAGATACCAATACTTTTGCTAGTGCATCACTCGATCGCACAATTAAG ATTTGGAACCTTGGCTCCCCTGATCCAAATTTTACCCTTGATGCTCACCTGAAAGGAGTAAACTGTGTTGATTATTTTACTGGTGGTGATAAACCTTATTTAATCACTGGCTCTGATGATCACACTGCTAAG GTGTGGGATTATCAGACAAAGAGCTGTGTCCAAACACTAGAAGGCCACACACATAATGTTTCGGCCGTTTGTTTCCACCCTGAACTTCCCATTATAATAACAGGTTCTGAGGATGGTACAGTTCGCATATGGCATTCCACCACTTATAG ACTTGAAAACACATTGAATTATGGACTTGAAAGAGTTTGGGCTGTTAGTTACTTGAGAGGATCACGACG GGTTGTAATTGGCTATGATGAAGGAACCATAATGGTAAAGCTTGGTAGAGAAGTACCTGTTGCAAGCATGGACAACAGTGGGAAAATCATATGGTCTAAGCATAATGAGATCCAGACAGTCAACATTAAGAGTGTTGGGGCCGATTATGAT GTTGCTGACGGAGAGAGATTGCCTTTAGCTGTGAAGGAGTTGGGAACCTGTGACCTTTATCCACAG AGTTTGAAGCACAATCCTAATGGTAGGTTTGTTGTTGTATGCGGGGATGGTGAGTACATCATATACACAGCATTGGCATGGAGAAACAAATCCTTTGGCTCGGCTTTGGAATTTGTTTGGTCAACGGAAGGAGAATATGCTGTTAGGGAAAGTACATCAAGGATTAAGATCTATACCAAAAATTTCCAG GAGAAGAAAAGCATCCGCCCTACATTTTCGGCTGAGCGCATCTATGGCGGCATATTATTGGCAATATGCTcaaatgattttatttgtttctaTGATTGGGCTGAATGTAGGTTGATACGTCGAATTGATGTCAATGTTAAG AATCTTTACTGGGCTGATAGTGGGGATTTGGTGGCCATTGCCAGTGATACGTCATTCTACATACTTAAGTATAAT GATATTGTTTCTGCGCATCTGGATAGTGGGCGATCAGTAGATGAACAAGGGGTGGAAGATGCTTTTGAGCTTCTTTATGAAATTAATGAAAGAGTACGAACTGGTCTCTGGGTTGGGGACTGTTTTATCTACAATAACTCGTCTTGGAGGCTTAATTACTGTGTCGGTGGAGAG GTGACAACTATGTTTCATTTAGACCGGCCTATGTACCTGCTTGGGTATCTTGCTAATCAGAGCCGTGTTTTTCTCATCGACAAAGAATTTAA TGTTATTGGATATACATTGCTGCTCAGCTTGATTGAGTACAAGACTCTTGTGATGAGGGGTGATCTGGAGAGGGCAAATAAGGTCCTGCAATCAATTCCAAAGGAGCATCAGAACAG TGTCGCCCATTTCTTGGAATCACGAGGAATGATAGAAGATGCACTTGAAGTTGCTACCGATCCCGACTACAGATTTGAGTTAGCCATACAGCTAGGAAAGCTAGACATTGCAAAG GAAATAGCAACAGATGCACAAAGTGAGGCTAAATGGAAACAATTGGGTGAATTAGCCATGTCTAGAGGAATG TTGGAGATGGCAGAAGAGTGTTTGAAGCAAGCTAATGACCTGAGTGGTTTATTGCTACTCTATTCATCCTTAGGAAATGCCGAGGGGATTAGTGAACTTGCCTCTCTTGCAAAAGAGCATGGTAAAAACAATGTTGCATTCCTTTGTCTGTTTATGTCGGGTAAATTGGAGGACTGCCTACAATTGTTGGTAGAGAG CAATCGGATACCAGAAGCTGCATTGATGGCTCGGTCTTACCTTCCAAGTAAGGTGTCAGAAATTGTTGCTCTTTGGAGAAAGGACCTCAACAAG ATTAATCAAAAAGCTGCAGAATCACTTGCTGACCCTGAAGAATATCCAAATATGTTTGAGGATTGGCAAGTCGCACTTGCTGTTGAAGCTAAAGCTGCTGAGACAAG GGGTAATTTGCCTCCAGCAGCTGAATACATACACCATGCTGATAGATCAACAGCAAGTCTTGTAGAAATCTTCAGAACCATGCAAATCGAAGAAGATGAGCACCTAGAAAATGGTGGCTTGGATTATGAG GATGGAAAGACAAATGGTGAATTGTCACAAGAGCAGGATGACACACAAGTGGATGGGGAGAGTCATGAAGAGGCTGTTGTGGTGGATGCTGACCCTACAGATGGTGCTGTGCTCGTCAATGGAAATGAGGCAGAGGAAGAGTTGGGAGTGAAACCGTCAGCCTAA
- the LOC121796622 gene encoding uncharacterized protein LOC121796622 has protein sequence MASGTRGAEADQRLMDMERHTNEMLVEIGQRQTIVEINFEELKQAIALLSTQQHKLLAKEEPKPPEAGVGNLELPPDLGRHTRYEFPKFDGAGLEGWLMRADFFFEIGRVPESERVRVAALHLEGRALQWHKGIVTLHGDVAYRSWNCYANGRAARFGTHAYADPLLDLCNLRQTGSLQEYMDEFEELYPCTGIREYQAMSFFLSGLFDELQIPVRMFKPTCLADAYALAKLQELTVRAITGKPKPSYNSSVQPSNFSSSSKSLTLVDESCGKDDCEAEEGLEGEIEAGVDLQLSLNAMWGTQGARIMRIRGRCQGRNLRVLIDTGSTHNFVNSQVAQKLKFSLVNVPMVAVEVANGQMLQCHQEGSGCQRDIAWNFGTLRMSFILDSVVYVLQGEGWGPKASSLTCLKLLSQYIEDEGDTHFTDNIRIGEVMSAVEGQLMRCASLLQVEPWPELLHLLSYFADIFEELKGLPPRRSHDHRIVLKAGSEPINIRPYKYAAQQKDAIESMLKEMLEAGVIQHSRSSYASPIVLVKKKDGSWQMCVDYRSLNANTVKDKYPIPVIEELLDELGGAGWFSKIDHRSGYWQV, from the exons ATGGCGTCGGGCACGAGGGGTGCAGAGGCGGATCAGAGATTGATGGATATGGAGAGGCATACAAATGAAATGTTGGTTGAAATTGGCCAGAGGCAGACCATAGTGGAAATAAATTTTGAGGAATTGAAGCAGGCCATTGCGCTGCTCTCTACCCAACAACATAAATTGCTCGCGAAGGAGGAGCCAAAACCGCCGGAGGCTGGAGTGGGAAATTTGGAGTTGCCGCCAGATCTGGGTAGACATACTCGTTATGAATTTCCTAAATTCGACGGTGCCGGATTGGAAGGTTGGCTGATGCGAGCAGATTTTTTCTTCGAAATTGGGCGTGTTCCGGAATCTGAGAGAGTTCGTGTTGCAGCCCTGCATCTGGAGGGTCGTGCCTTGCAATGGCACAAAGGCATCGTCACTCTTCATGGTGATGTCGCTTATCGATCATGGAATTGTTATGCCAACGGACGCGCCGCCCGATTTGGCACCCACGCTTATGCTGATCCTCTTTTGGATCTGTGCAATCTGAGGCAAACCGGGTCCTTACAGGAGTATATGGATGAATTCGAGGAGCTGTATCCGTGCACGGGTATCCGTGAGTACCAGGCTATGAGCTTCTTTCTCTCCGGATTGTTCGACGAATTGCAGATACCGGTTCGGATGTTCAAACCGACTTGCCTAGCTGATGCGTATGCTTTGGCCAAGCTCCAGGAACTCACAGTGAGGGCGATTACAGGTAAGCCTAAACCGAGCTATAATAGCAGTGTGCAACCTTCGAATTTTAGCTCCAGCAGCAAGTCGCTCACA TTGGTCGATGAGAGCTGTGGGAAGGATGACTGTGAGGCGGAGGAAGGGTTGGAGGGGGAAATTGAGGCTGGTGTTGATCTTCAATTGTCATTGAATGCGATGTGGGGAACTCAGGGTGCGCGAATCATGCGTATTAGAGGGCGGTGTCAGGGGCGTAACTTGAGAGTACTGATTGATACCGGAAGCACACATAATTTTGTGAATTCGCAAGTAGCGCAGAAACTCAAGTTCTCTCTCGTAAATGTTCCTATGGTAGCTGTTGAGGTGGCTAATGGTCAGATGTTACAGTGTCATCAA GAGGGCAGTGGTTGTCAACGAGATATCGCATGGAATTTTGGTACATTGCGTATGAGTTTTATACTCGATAGTGTGGTGTATGTGTTACAAGGTGAAGGGTGGGGGCCTAAAGCATCATCTCTCACTTGCTTGAAATTACTGTCCCAATATATTGAGGATGAGGGTGATACTCATTTCACTGATAACATTCGGATTGGTGAGGTTATGTCGGCTGTGGAAGGTCAACTTATGCGTTGTGCGTCGCTCTTGCAGGTTGAGCCTTGGCCAGAATTGCTTCACCTCTTATCTTATTTTGCGGATATATTTGAGGAGCTTAAAGGGTTACCTCCTAGGCGTAGCCACGATCATCGTATCGTGCTGAAGGCAGGTTCTGAGCCTATTAACATTCGCCCTTATAAGTATGCGGCGCAACAAAAAGATGCGATTGAGAGTATGCTTAAGGAAATGCTGGAAGCTGGTGTGATTCAGCATAGTCGGAGTTCTTATGCTAGTCCAATCGTcttggtgaagaagaaggaCGGATCGTGGCAGATGTGTGTGGATTATCGGTCCCTAAATGCCAACACGGTTAAGGATAAGTATCCGATTCCGGTGATAGAGGAACTTTTGGACGAGCTTGGTGGTGCAGGGTGGTTTTCGAAGATCGATCATCGATCAGGCTATTGGCAGGTCTGA
- the LOC121795110 gene encoding nuclear pore complex protein NUP50A-like, with the protein MGDAENLQPSKKRAAGVQLSRENPGLDDDEPEQEAGTFKKASDDVLARRRIVKVRRPQASTPAAPPPTASNPFAAIRLVPPTTSPAPPAQVEAHSGQSKETDHIDESKSDNRVDEQSKEESTKDGKTDANDDNSKQPEDKVDDSKAQPDDKNANVVDQEKDNSVAEEVVEGGNSGDGATKSTEADTVESQTGKDVKGDGDEKDSSVVEEVVEGVNSGDGATKSTEADTIEAQTGKNVKGDGDEKEKENEAAAEKNEEAAPFSSFRQLSSTQNAFSGLTGTGFSGTSFSFGSITTDGTAPKIDSTTFSFGVSNNGSSSIFGSAGASTITKSEGTKFPPKQEVPLETGEENENAVFTADSILFEYMDGAWKERGKGELKVNVSTTGTGKARLVMRARGNYRLILNASLFPDMKLANMDKKGITFACVNSAGEGKDTLSTFALKFKDPSIVEDFRAEVTKHKSTAPVALRTPENSPKADE; encoded by the coding sequence ATGGGAGATGCAGAAAACCTTCAGCCATCTAAAAAGAGAGCTGCTGGAGTCCAACTATCTCGTGAAAACCCTGGACTGGATGACGATGAACCAGAACAAGAGGCAGGAACTTTTAAGAAAGCAAGTGATGACGTTTTGGCCAGAAGAAGAATAGTGAAAGTACGTCGCCCACAAGCATCAACTCCAGCTGCCCCTCCTCCAACTGCTTCTAATCCTTTTGCTGCCATCCGGTTGGTTCCTCCTACTACATCCCCAGCTCCCCCTGCACAGGTAGAGGCACACAGTGGTCAGAGTAAGGAAACTGACCACATTGATGAAAGCAAATCTGACAATAGGGTTGACGAACAGTCAAAAGAAGAATCTACCAAAGATGGAAAGACTGATGCCAATGATGATAATTCTAAACAGCCTGAAGACAAGGTTGATGACTCCAAAGCTCAACCAGATGATAAAAATGCCAATGTTGTTGACCAAGAGAAGGATAACTCTGTGGCAGAGGAAGTTGTGGAAGGTGGGAATTCTGGAGATGGGGCTACAAAGTCTACAGAAGCTGATACTGTTGAATCACAAACAGGGAAGGATGTAAAAGGTGATGGAGATGAAAAGGATAGCTCTGTGGTAGAGGAAGTTGTGGAAGGTGTGAATTCTGGAGATGGGGCGACAAAGTCTACAGAAGCTGATACTATTGAGGCACAAACAGGGAAGAATGTAAAAGGTGATGGAGATGAAAAGGAGAAAGAGAATGAGGCAGCTGCAGAAAAGAATGAAGAAGCTGCCCCATTTAGCTCATTTCGACAACTATCAAGTACCCAAAATGCTTTCTCTGGTCTGACTGGAACAGGGTTTTCTGGTACCTCATTCTCATTTGGATCGATTACTACGGATGGTACTGCCCCAAAGATTGACAGTACCACCTTCAGTTTTGGTGTTTCTAACAATGGAAGCTcttctatttttggtagtgCTGGGGCAAGTACCATCACTAAGAGTGAGGGAACCAAATTTCCTCCCAAACAAGAGGTCCCTCTTGAAACCGGAGAAGAAAACGAGAATGCTGTTTTCACTGCTGATTCTATCCTTTTTGAATATATGGATGGAGCTTGGAAGGAACGGGGAAAGGGGGAACTGAAGGTCAATGTATCCACAACAGGGACAGGAAAAGCGAGACTTGTTATGAGGGCTCGAGGAAATTATCGGTTAATTCTGAATGCTAGCCTTTTCCCTGACATGAAGCTTGCAAATATGGACAAGAAAGGCATCACTTTTGCGTGCGTGAACAGTGCTGGTGAGGGGAAAGACACACTTTCAACATTTGCCTTGAAATTCAAGGATCCTTCCATAGTTGAAGATTTTCGAGCAGAAGTCACCAAGCACAAGTCAACCGCACCAGTCGCACTCAGAACCCCAGAAAATTCTCCAAAGGCTGATGAATGA